A single region of the Pseudomonas solani genome encodes:
- a CDS encoding Lrp/AsnC ligand binding domain-containing protein, whose product MRTQHQSRRELDKIDRNILRILQEDGRISFTELGERVGLSTTPCTERVRRLEREGIIMGYNARLNPQHLKASLLVFVEISLDYKSGDTFEDFRRAVLKLPHVLECHLVSGDFDYLVKARINEMASYRKLLGDILLKLPHVRESKSYIVMEEVKESLNLPIPE is encoded by the coding sequence ATGCGTACCCAGCATCAATCGCGTCGTGAGTTAGACAAGATAGACCGGAATATTTTACGAATTCTCCAGGAGGACGGACGTATCTCCTTCACCGAGCTGGGCGAACGGGTCGGCCTCTCCACCACTCCCTGCACCGAACGCGTACGTCGCCTGGAGCGCGAGGGGATCATCATGGGCTACAACGCCCGGCTGAACCCGCAGCACCTCAAGGCGAGTCTGCTGGTGTTCGTCGAGATCAGCCTGGACTACAAGTCCGGCGATACCTTCGAGGACTTCCGCCGCGCCGTGCTGAAGCTGCCCCATGTACTCGAATGCCACCTGGTTTCCGGCGATTTCGACTACCTGGTTAAGGCGCGGATCAACGAAATGGCCTCCTACCGCAAGCTGCTCGGCGACATCCTGTTGAAGCTGCCGCACGTGCGCGAGTCGAAGTCCTACATCGTGATGGAAGAGGTCAAGGAATCCCTCAACCTGCCCATTCCCGAGTGA
- the dadA gene encoding D-amino acid dehydrogenase — protein sequence MRVMVLGSGVIGTASAYYLAREGFEVVVVDRQSAVAMETSFANAGQVSPGYASPWAAPGVPLKAIKWLLQKHAPLAIKATGDIGQYLWMAQMLRNCTASRYAVNKERMVRLSEYSRDCLDELRAETGIAYEGRQLGTTQLFRTQAQLDAAAKDIAVLKSSGVPYEVLDRAGIARAEPALAKVTEKLAGALRLPNDQTGDCQMFTTRLAEMARGLGVEFRFGQDIQRLDFAGDRINGVWIDGKLETADRYVLALGSYSPQLLKPLGIKAPVYPLKGYSLTVPITNPDMAPASTILDETYKVAITRFDDRIRVGGMAEIAGFDLSLNPRRRETLEMITADLYPQGGDLTRAEFWTGLRPATPDGTPIVGATPFRNLFLNTGHGTLGWTMACGSGRLLADLMARKRPQISAEGLDIFRYGNTKESQKHVTTAPAH from the coding sequence ATGCGAGTGATGGTGCTGGGCAGCGGTGTGATCGGTACGGCGAGTGCCTACTATCTGGCCCGGGAAGGCTTCGAAGTCGTGGTGGTCGATCGGCAGAGCGCCGTCGCCATGGAAACCTCCTTCGCCAACGCCGGCCAGGTCTCCCCCGGCTATGCCTCGCCCTGGGCCGCTCCCGGCGTGCCGCTGAAGGCCATCAAGTGGCTGCTGCAGAAGCACGCGCCCTTGGCCATCAAGGCCACTGGCGACATCGGCCAGTACCTGTGGATGGCGCAGATGCTGCGCAACTGCACCGCTTCGCGCTATGCCGTGAACAAGGAGCGCATGGTGCGCCTGTCCGAGTACAGCCGCGACTGCCTCGACGAACTCCGTGCCGAAACCGGCATCGCCTATGAAGGCCGCCAGCTCGGCACCACCCAACTGTTCCGCACCCAGGCCCAGCTCGACGCCGCCGCCAAGGACATCGCCGTGCTGAAAAGCTCCGGCGTGCCCTATGAAGTGCTCGACCGTGCCGGCATCGCCCGTGCCGAGCCGGCCCTGGCCAAGGTCACCGAAAAGCTGGCCGGCGCCCTGCGCCTGCCCAACGACCAGACCGGCGACTGCCAGATGTTCACCACCCGCCTCGCCGAGATGGCCCGTGGCCTGGGCGTGGAATTCCGCTTCGGCCAGGACATCCAGCGCCTGGACTTCGCCGGTGATCGCATCAACGGCGTGTGGATCGACGGCAAGCTGGAGACCGCCGACCGCTACGTGCTGGCCCTCGGCAGCTACAGCCCGCAGCTGCTCAAACCGCTGGGCATCAAGGCGCCGGTGTACCCGCTCAAGGGTTACTCGTTGACCGTGCCCATCACCAACCCGGACATGGCGCCCGCCTCGACCATCCTCGACGAGACCTACAAGGTCGCCATCACCCGCTTCGACGACCGCATCCGCGTGGGCGGCATGGCCGAGATCGCCGGTTTCGACCTGTCGCTTAACCCGCGTCGCCGCGAAACCCTGGAAATGATCACCGCCGACCTCTACCCCCAGGGCGGCGACCTGACTCGCGCCGAGTTCTGGACCGGCCTGCGCCCGGCGACCCCGGACGGCACGCCGATCGTGGGCGCGACCCCGTTCCGCAACCTGTTCCTGAATACCGGACACGGTACCCTTGGCTGGACCATGGCCTGCGGTTCCGGCCGCCTGCTCGCCGACCTGATGGCGCGCAAGCGTCCGCAGATCAGCGCCGAAGGCCTGGATATCTTCCGTTATGGCAACACCAAGGAGAGCCAGAAACATGTCACTACAGCGCCTGCGCACTGA
- a CDS encoding RidA family protein encodes MSLQRLRTEARYSEIVIHNGTVYLAGQLDEGLNPGIERQTRETLDAVDRMLAEAGTDKSRILSVTIYLNDIDADYAGMNAVWDAWVAKGAAPARACVEAKMYSPEVLVEMTVVAALP; translated from the coding sequence ATGTCACTACAGCGCCTGCGCACTGAAGCCCGCTACAGCGAGATCGTCATCCACAACGGCACTGTCTACCTGGCGGGCCAGCTGGATGAAGGGCTGAACCCGGGCATCGAGCGCCAGACCCGCGAAACCCTGGATGCCGTCGACCGCATGCTCGCCGAAGCCGGCACCGACAAGAGCCGCATCCTCTCGGTGACCATCTACCTGAATGACATCGACGCGGACTACGCCGGCATGAACGCCGTGTGGGACGCCTGGGTCGCCAAGGGCGCCGCCCCGGCCCGTGCCTGCGTTGAGGCGAAGATGTACTCGCCCGAGGTGCTGGTGGAAATGACCGTGGTTGCCGCCTTGCCCTGA
- the alr gene encoding alanine racemase, with product MRPARALIDLEALRHNYRLARETTGAKALAVVKADAYGHGAVRCAQALQAEADGFAVACIEEALELRDAGIVGPILLLEGFFEADELSLIERYDLWCVVHSTWQLEAIERASLSRPLTVWLKMDSGMHRVGLHPAEYRDGYQRLMASGKVGKIVLMSHFARADELDSDSAAEQVAVFEQARAGLAAEISLRNSPAVLGWPQVPSDWVRPGIMLYGATPFEQAHELASRLKPVMTLESKVISVRELPAGQPVGYGARFITERPTRVGVVAMGYADGYPRHAPTGTPVAIDGQLSRLIGRVSMDMLTVDLTDLPQAGLGSRVEFWGGQVLASDVAIQAGTIPYQIFCNLRRVPLIYR from the coding sequence ATGCGTCCCGCCCGTGCCCTGATCGACCTCGAAGCGCTGCGCCACAACTACCGTCTCGCCCGCGAAACCACCGGTGCCAAGGCACTGGCCGTGGTCAAGGCGGATGCCTACGGGCATGGCGCGGTGCGGTGCGCCCAGGCGTTGCAGGCGGAAGCCGACGGTTTCGCCGTGGCCTGCATAGAGGAAGCACTGGAGCTGCGCGATGCCGGCATCGTCGGCCCCATCCTGCTGCTGGAGGGTTTCTTCGAAGCCGATGAGCTGTCGCTGATCGAGCGCTACGACCTCTGGTGCGTGGTGCATTCCACCTGGCAACTCGAGGCCATCGAGCGCGCCAGCCTAAGCCGCCCCCTGACGGTGTGGCTGAAGATGGACTCGGGCATGCACCGCGTGGGCCTGCACCCGGCGGAATACCGCGACGGTTACCAGCGCCTGATGGCCAGCGGCAAGGTCGGCAAGATCGTGCTCATGAGCCACTTCGCCCGTGCCGACGAACTGGACAGCGACAGCGCCGCCGAACAGGTGGCGGTCTTCGAGCAGGCCCGCGCCGGCCTTGCCGCCGAGATCAGCCTGCGCAACTCGCCCGCCGTGCTCGGCTGGCCGCAGGTGCCGAGTGACTGGGTGCGCCCCGGCATCATGCTCTACGGCGCAACGCCCTTCGAGCAGGCCCATGAGCTGGCCTCGCGCCTGAAGCCGGTGATGACCCTGGAGTCCAAGGTCATCAGCGTGCGCGAACTGCCCGCCGGCCAGCCGGTCGGCTACGGCGCGCGCTTCATCACCGAGCGCCCGACCCGCGTCGGCGTGGTCGCCATGGGTTATGCCGACGGCTATCCCCGGCATGCACCCACCGGCACCCCGGTGGCCATCGACGGGCAGCTGTCGCGGCTGATCGGCCGGGTGTCCATGGACATGCTCACCGTCGACCTCACCGACCTGCCCCAGGCCGGGCTCGGCAGCCGGGTCGAGTTCTGGGGTGGTCAGGTCCTGGCCAGCGATGTCGCCATCCAGGCCGGAACCATTCCCTACCAGATCTTCTGCAACCTGCGCCGGGTGCCGTTGATCTACCGCTGA
- a CDS encoding cupin domain-containing protein — translation MDVGVRLQSIRKLKGLSQRELAKRAGVTNSTISMIEKNSVSPSISSLKKVLGGIPMSLVEFFSLDLEQDNQTQVVYRASELTDICSGAITMKLVGKAHPSRAIAFLDETYPPGTNTGDEMYAHEGEEAGMLVEGRLELTVGNELFILEPGDSYYFESSKPHRFSNPFDVPARLISATTPANF, via the coding sequence TTGGACGTCGGTGTTCGACTGCAATCCATCCGCAAGCTCAAAGGCCTCTCCCAGCGTGAACTCGCCAAACGTGCAGGCGTAACAAACAGCACGATTTCCATGATCGAAAAGAACAGCGTCAGCCCCTCCATCAGTTCGCTGAAGAAGGTGCTCGGGGGCATCCCCATGTCGCTGGTGGAATTCTTTTCCCTCGATCTGGAACAGGACAACCAGACCCAGGTGGTCTACCGGGCTTCCGAACTTACCGATATCTGCAGTGGTGCGATCACCATGAAGCTGGTGGGCAAGGCCCATCCGAGCCGCGCGATCGCCTTCCTCGACGAAACCTACCCGCCGGGCACCAACACCGGTGACGAGATGTACGCCCATGAGGGCGAAGAGGCCGGGATGCTGGTGGAGGGCCGTCTCGAGCTCACCGTCGGCAACGAGCTGTTCATCCTCGAACCGGGCGACAGCTACTACTTCGAAAGCAGCAAGCCGCACCGTTTCAGCAATCCCTTCGACGTTCCGGCCCGCCTGATCAGCGCGACCACGCCGGCCAACTTCTAG
- a CDS encoding sterol desaturase family protein → MAASNKWLMSSLAYYLDFFTAPLFILIALFVGPILPWQLLAGLLLWSLIEYGVHRFLFHSLYRREHWTHHLDVLAFIGISSWKTSAVYALLLPLCAYLGLASLFAGLVAGYFLYISLHYVMHRPGHWFYRFIPGLVFNHDLHHQKGVEKNFGVSSPLWDHVFGTYVRAVERAKVSG, encoded by the coding sequence GTGGCTGCCTCGAACAAATGGTTGATGTCCTCGCTCGCCTATTACCTGGACTTCTTCACCGCTCCGCTATTCATCCTCATCGCCCTGTTCGTCGGCCCGATCCTGCCCTGGCAACTGCTGGCCGGCCTGCTGCTCTGGTCGCTCATCGAGTACGGGGTGCATCGCTTCCTGTTCCACTCGCTGTATCGCCGTGAACACTGGACCCACCATCTCGACGTGCTGGCGTTCATCGGCATCTCCAGCTGGAAGACCAGTGCGGTCTATGCGCTGCTGCTGCCGTTGTGTGCCTACCTGGGTCTGGCTTCGCTGTTCGCCGGGCTGGTTGCCGGCTACTTTCTCTATATCTCGCTGCACTACGTGATGCACCGCCCCGGGCATTGGTTCTACCGTTTCATCCCTGGGCTGGTGTTCAACCATGACCTGCACCACCAGAAGGGCGTGGAGAAGAACTTCGGGGTTTCCTCGCCGCTCTGGGACCACGTCTTCGGCACCTATGTGCGTGCGGTCGAGAGGGCGAAGGTATCGGGCTGA
- a CDS encoding c-type cytochrome, with product MNLINKMLAAHVAVLALWAVSAQAATDDAIAERIKPVGEVCVQGQECKGVEAVAASAGGGAKTPDDIIAKHCGACHTAGVLGAPKIGDTAAWKERADHQGGLDGILAKAITGINAMPPKGTCADCTDDELKGAIKKMSGL from the coding sequence GTGAACCTGATAAATAAGATGCTGGCAGCGCATGTTGCCGTATTGGCCCTTTGGGCTGTTAGCGCCCAGGCCGCGACCGATGACGCCATCGCCGAGCGTATCAAGCCGGTAGGCGAAGTCTGTGTCCAGGGCCAGGAGTGCAAGGGTGTGGAAGCTGTAGCAGCCTCCGCAGGCGGCGGCGCCAAGACGCCGGACGACATCATCGCCAAGCACTGTGGCGCCTGCCACACCGCCGGCGTTCTCGGCGCTCCGAAGATCGGCGACACCGCCGCCTGGAAAGAGCGTGCCGACCACCAGGGCGGCCTCGACGGCATCCTGGCCAAGGCCATCACCGGTATCAACGCAATGCCGCCTAAAGGCACCTGCGCCGACTGCACCGATGATGAGCTGAAAGGCGCCATCAAGAAGATGTCCGGCCTGTAA